One window of the Acetomicrobium thermoterrenum DSM 13490 genome contains the following:
- a CDS encoding endonuclease III domain-containing protein: MDKGIIAIYEALLDAYGPQGWWPVAGSYHQGDYGYPRNEKEAFEIIAGAVLTQNTAWTSVERALENLRGIDALDPHKILTLSLDVLKSAIRPAGFFNQKAIYLMEMADFFVGLKGRTPSRKELMSVKGVGNETADSILLYAYKRPEFVIDAYTKRIVTSLGLAERKAGYMELKNLFESNLPGDVALYQEYHALLVEHAKRFYSGKARESSGVFVDFLRDLSY, from the coding sequence ATGGACAAAGGGATAATTGCGATTTACGAGGCTTTGCTCGATGCTTACGGCCCACAGGGGTGGTGGCCCGTTGCAGGAAGTTACCACCAGGGAGATTACGGATATCCCAGAAACGAAAAAGAAGCTTTTGAGATCATCGCTGGGGCGGTGCTCACGCAAAATACGGCCTGGACGTCGGTTGAGAGGGCGCTTGAAAATTTGAGGGGCATCGATGCGTTGGACCCTCATAAAATCCTTACCTTAAGCTTGGACGTGCTTAAATCGGCCATAAGGCCCGCAGGGTTTTTCAACCAGAAGGCGATTTATTTGATGGAAATGGCCGACTTTTTCGTGGGATTGAAGGGGAGGACGCCATCCAGAAAGGAGCTTATGTCCGTCAAAGGCGTGGGAAACGAGACTGCCGATTCCATCTTGCTTTACGCCTACAAACGGCCCGAGTTCGTCATAGATGCCTACACGAAGCGGATCGTTACTTCCTTGGGCCTTGCCGAAAGAAAAGCAGGCTACATGGAACTTAAAAATCTGTTTGAGTCAAACTTGCCCGGGGATGTCGCTCTTTATCAGGAATATCATGCCCTGTTGGTCGAGCATGCAAAGCGGTTTTACAGCGGCAAGGCTCGAGAGTCCTCAGGGGTGTTTGTGGACTTTTTAAGGGATTTATCCTATTAG
- the lipA gene encoding lipoyl synthase, with the protein MNQVFPEWLKIPAPDEESLSQMQDLIKGMTLHTVCEEALCPNVGECFKSRTATFLLMGDVCTRHCNFCAVRHGNPLPLDPDEPRHIAEACKALGLKYVVLTCVTRDDLSDGGASHMALVVKEVKKLNPGAKVELLTSDLAGNRDALKTLLEAPLDVLAHNVETVPSLYPAVRPQADYERSLALIEMAKTIAPKVLTKSGIMVGLGETYEEVIEVMSDLISVGCDILTIGQYLQPSLSHLPVREFVPPKQYQMYEQKGLELGFKYVVAGPLVRSSYRAGAYQP; encoded by the coding sequence ATGAATCAGGTATTTCCGGAGTGGCTTAAGATACCGGCGCCTGATGAAGAAAGCTTAAGTCAAATGCAGGACTTAATAAAGGGCATGACCCTTCATACTGTCTGTGAGGAAGCCTTATGTCCCAACGTCGGGGAGTGTTTCAAGTCTCGAACGGCCACCTTTTTGCTCATGGGAGACGTATGTACCAGACATTGTAACTTCTGCGCCGTAAGACACGGAAACCCTTTGCCATTAGACCCCGATGAACCACGACATATCGCTGAGGCGTGCAAAGCCCTTGGCCTTAAATACGTGGTCTTAACCTGCGTCACCCGAGATGACCTATCCGACGGTGGCGCATCGCACATGGCCTTGGTGGTGAAGGAAGTAAAGAAATTAAACCCCGGCGCTAAAGTAGAACTTTTGACCTCCGACCTGGCGGGCAACAGGGATGCCTTAAAAACCTTACTTGAAGCTCCTTTAGACGTCTTAGCCCATAACGTTGAAACTGTCCCTTCCCTTTATCCGGCCGTTAGGCCGCAGGCTGACTACGAACGGAGCTTGGCCTTGATTGAGATGGCAAAGACCATTGCCCCGAAGGTGCTGACAAAATCGGGGATCATGGTCGGCCTTGGCGAGACGTATGAAGAGGTAATAGAAGTAATGAGCGATTTGATATCAGTAGGATGTGATATACTTACAATAGGACAGTATTTACAACCCTCTTTATCTCATCTTCCCGTGAGGGAGTTTGTGCCTCCAAAACAATATCAAATGTACGAGCAAAAGGGCCTCGAGCTTGGGTTTAAGTATGTAGTTGCCGGCCCACTGGTGAGGAGTTCCTATAGGGCTGGTGCCTATCAGCCTTAG
- the lipB gene encoding lipoyl(octanoyl) transferase LipB, giving the protein MSRRCFVVEFKEPLGYGDGLTLQERAFEKVSAGEADGILLLLEHKPVFTVGRSGGRENLLADKRTLETYGIELYETNRGGNITYHGPGQIVAYPIFNLSKWKKDLQWYVSCLEEVIIQVLKDYNIKAGRKPKYRGVWVADKKIAAIGIAAERWITMHGFAFNVKVDKSHFELINPCGIKEFSVASLDDYVKGVDFREVVKKTKKKFSIIFEAGFDEVAKDWILT; this is encoded by the coding sequence TTGAGCAGAAGATGTTTTGTCGTGGAATTTAAAGAGCCCCTGGGTTACGGCGACGGCCTTACCCTCCAGGAAAGAGCTTTTGAAAAAGTTTCCGCGGGCGAGGCCGATGGCATACTCCTTCTTTTGGAGCACAAGCCCGTTTTTACCGTAGGAAGATCGGGGGGAAGGGAAAACCTGCTCGCGGACAAAAGGACTCTTGAAACTTACGGGATAGAGCTATATGAGACGAACAGGGGAGGAAACATAACCTACCATGGTCCTGGGCAGATCGTCGCCTACCCCATATTTAATTTGAGCAAATGGAAAAAGGACCTCCAATGGTACGTCTCATGCCTTGAAGAAGTGATTATACAAGTGCTGAAAGATTACAATATAAAGGCCGGCAGAAAGCCTAAATACAGGGGCGTCTGGGTCGCCGACAAAAAAATCGCAGCCATAGGGATCGCCGCCGAAAGGTGGATCACAATGCACGGTTTTGCCTTTAATGTAAAGGTTGACAAGTCCCACTTCGAGCTCATCAACCCCTGCGGTATAAAGGAATTTTCCGTGGCCTCGCTTGATGACTACGTCAAGGGTGTAGATTTTCGCGAGGTAGTAAAAAAGACAAAGAAAAAGTTTTCGATCATCTTTGAAGCCGGCTTCGATGAGGTTGCGAAAGACTGGATTTTAACTTAG
- a CDS encoding SDR family NAD(P)-dependent oxidoreductase, producing the protein MSLEGKVAIVTGGGRGIGRGIALALAGEGANVAIVEAEVLDSSFNHYGTKEIKGYSAAQEVAKEIESLGRRAIAINADVSKSEQVAQAVKQTIDELGSIDILVNAAGVVWVSTVENVEEEAWDLTMNVNAKGVFLFSKAVIPYMKQRKWGRIINVASIAGKSGFPGLPLYCASKFAVVGFTNSLAKELARDNITVNAICPGIVRTQMWTLLADVWKMPGESWDKSFARNVSAMIPQGVEQTPEDMAKLALFFVYSDHVTGQSVNVDGGSMTF; encoded by the coding sequence ATGAGCCTGGAGGGAAAAGTAGCGATCGTTACAGGGGGAGGACGAGGAATCGGCCGAGGAATTGCACTTGCCCTTGCTGGAGAAGGGGCTAATGTTGCAATAGTTGAGGCAGAAGTTCTCGACAGCTCCTTTAACCACTACGGCACGAAGGAGATCAAAGGTTACAGCGCAGCCCAGGAGGTGGCAAAGGAGATAGAGTCCCTCGGAAGACGGGCTATAGCCATAAACGCGGACGTAAGTAAATCCGAACAAGTCGCTCAAGCAGTAAAACAGACCATCGATGAACTGGGGTCAATAGATATATTGGTCAATGCCGCTGGAGTCGTGTGGGTCTCGACCGTGGAGAACGTGGAGGAAGAGGCCTGGGACCTTACGATGAATGTCAACGCAAAAGGGGTCTTTCTATTTTCGAAGGCGGTCATTCCCTACATGAAGCAAAGAAAATGGGGGCGCATCATAAACGTCGCTTCAATTGCGGGGAAATCGGGATTTCCTGGACTTCCCCTTTATTGCGCGTCTAAATTTGCTGTGGTGGGATTTACCAATTCCTTGGCAAAAGAGCTTGCCAGGGACAACATCACTGTAAACGCCATCTGCCCCGGCATAGTTCGAACCCAGATGTGGACTCTGCTTGCCGACGTCTGGAAGATGCCAGGCGAAAGTTGGGATAAGTCCTTTGCCAGAAATGTATCGGCCATGATACCTCAAGGGGTTGAGCAGACACCTGAGGATATGGCTAAACTTGCGTTGTTTTTTGTCTACTCCGATCACGTGACGGGTCAGTCGGTCAACGTCGATGGAGGTTCTATGACATTTTAA
- a CDS encoding alpha-ketoacid dehydrogenase subunit beta → MRKLTMRAAINEALRQEMRRDPNVYVIGEDVGVFGGCFGVTAGLIDEFGPERVVDTPITESAIVGNALGAAATGLRPVAEIMFMDFVGVTMDQIYNQAAKMRYMFGGKAKIPMVIRAACGAGGSAAAQHSQSLEAWFMHVPGLKVVAPSTAYDAKGLLISSIRDDNPVIFVEHKFIYDLEGEVPEDIYTVPLGKADVKRQGSDVTIIATMAMVHRALEAAEELSKEGISVEVVDPRTLQPLDGETIIESVKKTHKVVIVHEAVKFAGPGAEIAAMIAEEAFDYLDAPIKRVAAPFTPVPFSPVLEQEYIPSKEKIIAAVREAVA, encoded by the coding sequence ATGAGAAAGTTGACAATGCGTGCAGCGATAAATGAGGCCTTACGTCAGGAGATGAGGCGCGATCCCAATGTATATGTCATTGGTGAGGACGTTGGGGTATTCGGCGGCTGTTTCGGCGTGACGGCAGGGCTGATAGATGAATTTGGCCCTGAGCGGGTTGTAGATACCCCCATTACAGAAAGCGCCATAGTCGGCAATGCCCTGGGCGCTGCTGCAACGGGGTTGAGGCCCGTGGCCGAGATAATGTTCATGGACTTCGTTGGCGTGACCATGGACCAGATATACAATCAGGCGGCGAAGATGCGCTATATGTTCGGCGGAAAGGCGAAAATACCGATGGTCATAAGGGCGGCATGCGGCGCCGGCGGATCTGCGGCGGCACAGCATTCCCAGTCCCTTGAGGCCTGGTTCATGCACGTTCCTGGCTTGAAGGTCGTAGCTCCCTCCACCGCTTACGATGCTAAGGGGTTGCTCATAAGCTCGATAAGGGATGACAATCCCGTCATATTCGTAGAACATAAGTTCATTTATGACCTGGAAGGAGAAGTGCCCGAGGATATCTACACCGTTCCCCTGGGGAAGGCTGACGTCAAAAGACAGGGAAGCGACGTAACGATTATTGCCACGATGGCGATGGTCCATAGAGCACTAGAGGCAGCCGAGGAGCTGTCCAAGGAAGGCATCAGCGTGGAGGTCGTCGATCCGCGGACACTGCAGCCCCTAGATGGCGAGACGATCATCGAATCGGTAAAGAAAACCCACAAGGTTGTCATCGTCCACGAGGCGGTCAAATTTGCCGGTCCCGGTGCGGAAATTGCGGCCATGATCGCCGAAGAGGCCTTCGATTATTTGGATGCTCCGATAAAGCGCGTAGCTGCTCCCTTTACTCCCGTACCCTTTAGCCCCGTGCTCGAACAGGAGTACATCCCAAGCAAGGAAAAGATCATCGCTGCCGTAAGGGAAGCCGTAGCGTGA
- the lpdA gene encoding dihydrolipoyl dehydrogenase — translation MADLTVIGGGPGGYVAAIRAAQLGCNVRLIEGEKVGGTCLNRGCIPTKVLLHAAELKSNFDRARDYGFSVKESTFDWKVLMDRKDATVKQLTDGVATLLESWGVDVIYGEASFVNSKEIVVKNGNGTSELRSDSFIIATGSKPSMPPIEGLQCRNVLTSDDVLQIQEIPSSMLIVGGGVIGIEFATLFSGLGCHVTVVEFLPRILSNIDEEMASYVHEILSSKGITIHVAAKVTKIEERGSSLVVSVQKTSGENITVEAGHLLLASGRVPNTQALNLTNAGVETERGRIKTDKFMRTNVPNIYAVGDCTSPYMLAHVAMAEGEIAAENVAGGMREMDCSVVPACIFTSPELASVGMSELDCQKAGIPVKVGRFPMVGNGRALTLGEAEGMVKIVADSRYEKVLGVHILGPNATELISTACMAMKLEATADEIAQLIVAHPTVGEALKEAALSVQGRAIHLPKEG, via the coding sequence GTGGCGGACTTAACAGTCATAGGAGGCGGACCTGGAGGATATGTAGCCGCAATAAGGGCAGCCCAGCTTGGATGCAATGTCAGGCTGATTGAAGGGGAAAAGGTAGGAGGTACTTGTCTCAATAGAGGCTGCATACCAACCAAGGTCTTGCTTCATGCCGCAGAGCTTAAAAGCAACTTCGATAGGGCCCGGGATTACGGCTTTTCGGTCAAGGAAAGTACTTTTGATTGGAAAGTGCTCATGGATCGTAAGGATGCTACCGTAAAGCAGCTCACCGATGGCGTGGCTACGCTTTTGGAATCGTGGGGAGTAGATGTAATTTACGGAGAGGCTTCGTTCGTCAATTCTAAGGAAATCGTCGTGAAAAACGGCAATGGCACTTCAGAATTAAGGTCAGACAGCTTCATCATAGCGACGGGTTCAAAGCCCTCTATGCCCCCGATTGAAGGTCTGCAATGCCGAAACGTCTTAACCAGTGATGACGTATTGCAGATCCAAGAAATTCCTTCGTCGATGCTCATAGTTGGCGGCGGCGTGATAGGAATAGAGTTTGCGACCCTTTTTTCAGGCCTAGGCTGCCACGTCACGGTGGTAGAGTTTTTGCCGAGGATATTGTCAAACATCGACGAGGAGATGGCATCTTACGTGCATGAGATTTTATCGTCAAAGGGGATAACCATTCACGTAGCTGCCAAGGTAACGAAGATCGAGGAAAGGGGAAGTTCCCTTGTCGTCTCGGTTCAAAAAACGAGCGGAGAAAATATAACCGTGGAGGCAGGACATTTGCTCCTGGCCTCAGGTCGCGTTCCAAACACTCAAGCTTTAAATTTAACGAACGCAGGAGTCGAGACGGAGCGTGGCCGAATTAAGACAGATAAATTCATGAGGACTAATGTGCCCAACATCTACGCGGTAGGCGATTGTACGTCTCCTTACATGCTTGCCCATGTTGCCATGGCCGAAGGCGAAATCGCGGCAGAAAACGTTGCTGGCGGTATGCGGGAAATGGATTGCTCCGTCGTTCCTGCCTGCATATTTACCTCACCGGAGTTGGCCTCCGTGGGGATGAGCGAGCTTGATTGCCAAAAAGCGGGTATCCCCGTAAAGGTGGGACGGTTTCCCATGGTCGGCAACGGAAGGGCATTGACGTTGGGTGAAGCCGAAGGAATGGTAAAGATCGTAGCGGACTCAAGGTACGAAAAGGTATTAGGCGTACACATATTGGGTCCTAACGCTACGGAGCTGATATCTACGGCCTGTATGGCCATGAAGCTGGAGGCTACCGCCGATGAGATAGCCCAACTTATAGTTGCCCACCCCACCGTAGGTGAGGCTTTGAAGGAAGCGGCTTTGTCCGTTCAAGGTAGAGCTATACATCTTCCAAAGGAAGGGTAA
- the pdhA gene encoding pyruvate dehydrogenase (acetyl-transferring) E1 component subunit alpha codes for MAIERETLQWMYRNMLTIRYFEERVAELFAAGKCFGFVHLYVGEEAVATGACANLRKDDYITSTHRGHGHLISKGGDLNLMMAELFGKRTGYCKGKGGSMHIADVELGILGANGIVGGGFPIAVGAGFTAKYKGTDHVAACFFGDGSSNQGTFHEALNMASIWKLPVIFINENNFYGISLSQRRSMNVPDVAARAAAYNIPGVVVDGNDVLAVYEAVQEAVKRARAGEGPTLIECKTYRYRGHFEGDPTVYRPEEEVQEWKKKDPIPRFEEKLAQMGIMTEEQMKQVREEIASKIEEAVKFAEESPWPSPEEVLEDVYA; via the coding sequence ATGGCTATTGAAAGGGAAACATTGCAGTGGATGTACAGGAACATGCTCACTATAAGATATTTCGAGGAGCGAGTGGCGGAGCTTTTTGCAGCCGGAAAATGCTTCGGTTTTGTGCACCTTTACGTAGGCGAGGAGGCTGTGGCCACGGGGGCGTGCGCAAACCTGCGTAAGGATGACTATATAACCAGTACGCACAGAGGACACGGGCATCTGATTTCCAAGGGCGGAGATCTCAATCTCATGATGGCTGAACTTTTTGGAAAGCGTACGGGATATTGTAAGGGTAAGGGCGGATCGATGCACATCGCCGATGTGGAGCTTGGGATACTTGGGGCCAACGGCATAGTGGGCGGCGGATTTCCCATTGCCGTGGGTGCAGGCTTTACGGCTAAGTACAAGGGTACCGATCATGTGGCGGCCTGCTTCTTTGGCGACGGATCATCTAACCAGGGGACGTTTCACGAAGCGTTGAACATGGCATCGATTTGGAAGCTGCCCGTCATATTCATAAACGAGAACAACTTCTACGGGATCTCACTATCGCAAAGGCGGTCGATGAATGTGCCCGATGTGGCAGCCAGAGCGGCGGCCTATAACATTCCCGGAGTAGTTGTCGACGGCAACGACGTGCTCGCCGTTTATGAGGCAGTCCAAGAGGCAGTAAAAAGAGCTAGGGCCGGAGAAGGGCCAACATTAATTGAGTGCAAGACCTATCGTTACAGGGGGCATTTCGAGGGAGATCCGACCGTCTACCGCCCGGAGGAAGAGGTCCAGGAGTGGAAGAAAAAGGACCCCATTCCGCGATTTGAGGAGAAGCTTGCACAGATGGGGATCATGACCGAGGAACAGATGAAGCAGGTTCGTGAGGAGATCGCCAGCAAGATCGAAGAAGCCGTGAAGTTTGCCGAAGAGAGCCCCTGGCCTTCTCCGGAAGAAGTCTTGGAAGATGTGTATGCGTGA
- the pfp gene encoding diphosphate--fructose-6-phosphate 1-phosphotransferase, with the protein MNFQENTLALICGGGPAPGINNVIASVTIEARNNGWDVLGICDGFSSLATANKKVIPLTIDKVSRIHKEGGSIIRTSRFNPTKSEATMRTVVENLVDLGVTHIVTIGGDDTAYAAYKVSEFARERLGLNIHFVHVPKTIDNDLPLPEGLPTFGFETARALGAELVMNLMEDAKTMGRWFLVVTMGRSSGHLALGIGKSASATLSIIPEEFESETISLQHVIDIMSGAIIKRLALEKDHGLIVAAEGLISKVSSQELAAIDCIEKDDFGHVRYAEINFSDVLKKQLNCELKKMGIPISVQNKEIGYEVRCAPPNPFDVEYTRNLGYGAFKFLAEGGSNAVIAIQNNELNPIKFEDIVDPETGKMKIRLVDTDSLQYRIARKYMIRLERRDFESEFLLNKMSRIANMTPQQFIEKYGYVVGL; encoded by the coding sequence ATGAATTTTCAGGAGAACACATTGGCCCTCATCTGCGGAGGAGGACCCGCACCGGGCATCAACAACGTAATAGCTTCAGTCACCATAGAGGCTCGCAACAACGGTTGGGACGTCTTGGGCATCTGCGACGGATTTTCAAGCCTTGCTACGGCCAACAAAAAGGTCATCCCCCTTACCATCGACAAGGTCAGCCGCATACACAAGGAAGGCGGAAGTATCATAAGAACCTCCAGATTTAACCCCACCAAAAGCGAAGCGACCATGCGCACCGTCGTGGAAAACCTAGTAGACCTGGGCGTTACCCACATCGTCACCATCGGCGGGGACGACACGGCCTACGCTGCCTACAAGGTCTCGGAGTTCGCTAGAGAAAGGCTGGGATTAAACATCCACTTCGTCCACGTCCCCAAAACCATAGATAACGACCTGCCTTTGCCGGAGGGGCTGCCCACCTTTGGCTTTGAGACGGCTAGGGCACTGGGTGCGGAACTGGTGATGAACCTAATGGAAGACGCAAAGACCATGGGACGCTGGTTTCTGGTGGTTACCATGGGACGTTCCAGCGGGCACTTGGCCTTAGGTATAGGCAAAAGCGCAAGCGCCACACTCTCAATCATACCAGAGGAATTTGAAAGCGAAACCATAAGCCTGCAACACGTCATCGACATAATGAGCGGCGCCATCATAAAAAGGCTCGCCCTCGAGAAAGATCACGGCCTCATTGTCGCCGCCGAGGGCCTGATATCGAAGGTGTCCTCACAGGAACTTGCGGCCATCGACTGCATCGAAAAAGACGACTTCGGCCACGTCCGATACGCCGAGATCAACTTCTCCGACGTCTTAAAAAAGCAGCTCAACTGCGAGCTAAAAAAAATGGGCATTCCCATATCGGTCCAAAACAAGGAGATAGGATACGAAGTAAGATGCGCTCCCCCAAACCCCTTCGACGTAGAATACACCAGAAACCTGGGCTACGGCGCCTTTAAATTCCTCGCCGAGGGCGGCTCCAACGCTGTAATTGCCATCCAAAACAACGAGCTCAACCCCATCAAATTCGAGGACATCGTGGATCCCGAGACGGGCAAGATGAAGATAAGGCTCGTCGATACCGACTCTTTGCAGTATCGCATCGCAAGAAAATACATGATACGCCTGGAGAGGCGCGACTTCGAATCGGAATTCCTTTTAAACAAGATGTCGCGCATCGCCAACATGACGCCGCAGCAGTTCATAGAAAAGTACGGATATGTAGTGGGGCTGTAA
- a CDS encoding VOC family protein: protein MTKKGLFNQVLQIAVVVKDLEEAMKNYWDKWGIGPWSVYTFDPNTVKDMILHGKREDYAMRLALAEIGNVQWELIQPLDDKSIYADFLKEHGEGLHHVALGVRNYEEAMELAKERGIEVIQGGTWFGFTYTYLDTRKDLATIVELYNQPEGWEFPEPEDTYPKNS from the coding sequence ATGACAAAGAAAGGTTTGTTTAACCAGGTCCTTCAGATAGCAGTAGTCGTTAAGGACCTGGAAGAAGCCATGAAAAATTACTGGGATAAATGGGGCATAGGTCCCTGGAGCGTTTATACCTTCGATCCAAACACCGTTAAAGACATGATATTGCATGGCAAAAGAGAAGATTACGCCATGAGGCTTGCGCTTGCTGAGATCGGGAACGTTCAATGGGAGCTCATTCAACCCCTTGATGATAAGAGCATATATGCTGATTTCCTTAAAGAACACGGCGAGGGCCTTCACCATGTAGCGCTGGGGGTTAGAAACTATGAAGAGGCGATGGAACTGGCAAAAGAGAGGGGAATAGAAGTAATTCAGGGTGGAACATGGTTTGGATTTACCTACACCTATCTTGACACCAGAAAGGACTTGGCCACTATCGTGGAGCTTTACAACCAGCCAGAAGGTTGGGAATTTCCTGAACCTGAGGATACCTATCCCAAGAACTCTTAA
- a CDS encoding dihydrolipoamide acetyltransferase family protein — protein sequence MATVITMPKLGLTMTSGSVAKWHKKEGDRVEKGEVVLEVSTEKITYKVEAPESGVLRKILMQPGTKVPIGTPLCIIAAPDEDISELLKEAPSAPAAEKPAQAEAKPAPVAAKPAGEEVLIKATPIAKKIAKEHGIDLALVTGTGPGGRIVEKDVLDFIERQKAERAKPVVEAAQLKRIALSDVRQVIAERMSTSWQNSPMVTLNADVDCTLLKKLREDLKSSFKEKGLNLSYNYILMKACAVALKEQPMLNSYLEGNEVVLYDEINIGLAVATEEALLVPVVKDVAGKNLYEIASDGDALIEKARKGELAIDDVTGGTFTVTNLGMFGVRDFTPIINPPQCAILGVGEMKDRPCVCDGQIIVKPMMTLSLTFDHRIVDGAQGAMFIRRVKELLENPLLLLAVLK from the coding sequence ATGGCAACAGTCATCACAATGCCCAAGCTTGGCCTTACCATGACATCCGGCTCGGTGGCCAAATGGCATAAAAAGGAAGGAGATAGGGTCGAAAAGGGAGAGGTGGTCCTGGAGGTCTCCACGGAAAAGATCACCTATAAGGTCGAAGCCCCCGAAAGCGGGGTGCTGAGGAAGATCTTAATGCAACCGGGGACTAAGGTGCCCATCGGTACGCCGCTTTGTATAATAGCAGCCCCAGACGAAGATATAAGCGAGCTTTTAAAGGAAGCTCCTTCGGCTCCTGCAGCTGAAAAGCCCGCTCAAGCGGAAGCCAAGCCCGCCCCCGTGGCTGCTAAACCGGCAGGCGAAGAGGTTTTAATCAAGGCCACGCCCATCGCAAAAAAGATAGCCAAGGAACACGGCATCGATTTAGCCTTGGTTACCGGCACGGGTCCGGGTGGGAGGATAGTAGAAAAAGACGTGCTTGACTTCATCGAAAGACAAAAAGCCGAAAGGGCAAAGCCAGTAGTTGAGGCAGCTCAGCTTAAAAGGATCGCCCTATCCGATGTCAGGCAGGTAATAGCCGAGAGGATGTCCACGAGCTGGCAGAACTCGCCAATGGTTACATTAAATGCCGACGTAGATTGCACTTTGTTAAAGAAACTGCGGGAAGACCTGAAATCCTCTTTTAAGGAAAAGGGGCTTAACCTCTCTTACAATTATATATTAATGAAAGCCTGCGCCGTCGCATTGAAAGAACAGCCGATGCTCAATTCCTACTTGGAAGGCAACGAGGTAGTTCTCTACGACGAGATCAACATCGGCCTTGCCGTGGCGACGGAGGAGGCGTTACTCGTTCCCGTGGTGAAGGACGTTGCCGGCAAGAACTTGTACGAAATTGCCTCTGACGGTGATGCCCTGATCGAAAAGGCCCGCAAAGGCGAACTTGCTATAGACGACGTAACCGGGGGCACCTTTACTGTCACTAACCTCGGAATGTTTGGCGTTAGAGACTTTACTCCCATCATCAATCCTCCGCAGTGCGCCATTTTAGGGGTTGGAGAGATGAAAGACAGGCCTTGCGTTTGCGATGGCCAAATAATCGTAAAGCCCATGATGACGCTTTCTTTGACCTTCGACCACAGGATCGTCGACGGCGCCCAAGGGGCCATGTTTATCAGGCGCGTAAAAGAGCTGCTCGAAAATCCCTTGCTGCTTCTGGCTGTCTTGAAATAA
- a CDS encoding ATP-NAD kinase family protein encodes MTLVGIIANPASGKDIRRLVAHGSVFDNIEKVNIVRRILLGLESTGVDKVLYMPDYFDIVPRALENVHLKMSVEPLNMRCEGTQEDSTLAAKLLEEEGAKCFVILGGDGTNRAVAKGSISVPFMSVSTGTNNIFPCMVEGTIAGMAAGYVATGAVSVEDATFPTKRIDIMIDGKVVDIALVDVALYDDIFLGSKAIWDMNRVKELVLTQAKPSNIGLSSIGGMVIQWPIPQDKGLHVILGSSDSEEGFIVTAPVAPGLIKPVRVLEFKSISIGDEICFDMSPAVIALDGEREVELHPGKKASVRLSGSGPRVVDIERTMWLAVQRGRMTNHGK; translated from the coding sequence TTGACATTAGTAGGGATCATAGCTAACCCCGCTTCGGGCAAGGACATTAGGAGGCTCGTTGCTCACGGCTCGGTCTTCGATAATATCGAAAAGGTAAACATCGTTAGGCGCATCCTCTTGGGGCTCGAGTCCACGGGCGTTGACAAAGTGCTTTACATGCCCGATTACTTCGATATCGTACCCAGGGCTTTGGAAAACGTTCACCTCAAAATGAGCGTTGAGCCATTGAACATGAGATGTGAGGGAACGCAGGAAGACTCCACTTTGGCCGCCAAGCTGTTGGAAGAGGAGGGGGCCAAATGTTTCGTGATTCTCGGAGGGGACGGGACAAACCGCGCCGTTGCGAAGGGGAGCATTTCCGTTCCCTTCATGTCCGTGTCCACGGGGACGAACAACATCTTTCCCTGTATGGTTGAAGGGACGATAGCGGGGATGGCGGCGGGCTACGTAGCTACCGGTGCAGTCTCTGTCGAAGATGCTACCTTTCCAACGAAACGCATCGATATTATGATCGACGGAAAGGTTGTGGACATCGCCCTTGTGGATGTAGCTCTCTACGATGACATATTTTTGGGCTCAAAGGCCATATGGGATATGAATAGGGTTAAAGAACTTGTGTTGACCCAGGCCAAACCGAGCAATATAGGCCTTTCTTCCATAGGGGGCATGGTCATTCAATGGCCAATACCACAGGATAAAGGATTGCACGTAATTTTAGGATCTTCTGATTCTGAGGAGGGTTTCATAGTAACCGCTCCTGTCGCCCCAGGGCTTATAAAGCCCGTAAGGGTCCTGGAATTTAAATCAATATCGATAGGAGACGAGATATGTTTCGATATGAGCCCGGCAGTGATTGCCCTTGACGGTGAGAGGGAAGTGGAATTGCACCCGGGAAAGAAGGCTTCAGTTCGTTTAAGCGGAAGTGGCCCGCGAGTCGTAGACATCGAAAGGACTATGTGGCTTGCCGTTCAAAGAGGACGCATGACCAATCACGGCAAATAG